From a single Bacteroidota bacterium genomic region:
- a CDS encoding collagen-like protein: MCFFYYKAGIWTNLCRAGAVGATGPAGSAGSNGANGISCWDLNGNGINDPAEDINGDGSWDAQDCAGTAGPVGAAGPAGATGATGLNGIHCWDLNGNGVNDPAEDINSDGFWNASDCAGATGPAGAAGPTGVAGPAGAAGATGPAGAAGPTGTAGAVGATGPAGAAGPTGVAGPTGPAGTVGATGPAGAAGPTGVAGPTGPAGAVGATGPAGAAGPTGAAGPTGVAGPTGTAGAVGATGPAGAAGPTGAAGPTGVAGPTGPAGAVGATGPAGAAGPTGVAGPTGVAGPTGTAGAVGATGPAGAAGPTGVAGPTGVAGPTGPAGAVGATGPAGAAGPTGAAGPTGPAGAVGATGPAGAVGATGPAGAVGATGPAGAVGATGPAGAVGATGPAGAVGATGPAGAVGATGPAGAVGATGPAGAVGATGPAGAVGATGPTWTLVAPTVNANGTVTDNGTAGSGGPVTSTGAFWICSPNTAGTNSLVATGFFGTSSNNHVDLTTNNLVRGRLSNLGEFFIGTTATALPGDLMNSVDNVTFPWAVNGYSYQNGGGTYGAIMAGTTSFAGVQGEYNSTSLGVYNTAGTRGIYAGSGTGTGFRTLVGTGPETGVTGSINTTTSTYSFGVYGNSPSTVSRTGGVFGDDGGFAQGAVGYYASNGFDYSIYGFGLAYQTGVATGRLSNSNQIHNGTSENWEGVVNTQIGMGIYGGVMGGWVRGLAYGMNVKGNRYSLYVDGYTLTNKPIAELIDKQDGTGNRAVAYATTSMTSDVSSRGKGQLSSGEIHINFSSDFSSVISDPSDLVITVTPTGNSNGVYVSSVDATGFTVKENNSGNSNVQFSWIAVATIKGNENPEIPSEVLSTDFDVKMQGVMFNENNNTDTPQPLWWDGTQVRFDAPPAKQKDPNMVNNQRIDVDANGAANRHEAPAIQNDSQNQVMPQMNNGNQQAPGNFRSGNPH, encoded by the coding sequence ATGTGCTTTTTTTATTACAAAGCTGGAATCTGGACAAACTTGTGCAGAGCCGGTGCTGTTGGTGCAACTGGCCCTGCTGGTTCTGCTGGCTCTAACGGTGCAAATGGAATTAGCTGTTGGGATTTGAATGGTAATGGAATAAATGATCCCGCTGAAGATATTAATGGCGATGGTTCATGGGATGCCCAGGACTGTGCAGGTACGGCTGGTCCTGTAGGTGCAGCTGGTCCGGCGGGAGCGACCGGTGCAACAGGTTTGAATGGAATTCATTGTTGGGATCTTAATGGCAATGGTGTTAACGATCCTGCTGAAGATATTAACAGTGATGGATTTTGGAACGCATCAGATTGTGCAGGTGCTACGGGTCCCGCTGGAGCCGCTGGCCCAACTGGGGTTGCTGGCCCTGCAGGTGCGGCTGGTGCTACAGGTCCCGCTGGTGCGGCTGGCCCAACTGGTACTGCAGGTGCGGTAGGCGCTACTGGCCCTGCCGGAGCTGCTGGTCCTACTGGAGTTGCTGGCCCAACTGGTCCTGCCGGTACGGTAGGCGCTACTGGACCCGCTGGAGCTGCTGGTCCTACGGGAGTTGCTGGCCCAACTGGTCCTGCTGGTGCGGTAGGCGCTACTGGACCTGCCGGGGCTGCTGGTCCTACAGGAGCCGCTGGCCCTACTGGGGTTGCCGGCCCAACTGGTACTGCTGGTGCGGTAGGCGCTACTGGCCCTGCCGGGGCTGCTGGTCCTACGGGAGCCGCTGGCCCTACTGGTGTTGCCGGCCCAACTGGTCCTGCTGGTGCGGTAGGCGCTACTGGTCCTGCCGGGGCTGCTGGTCCTACAGGAGTTGCTGGCCCAACTGGGGTTGCCGGCCCAACTGGTACTGCTGGTGCGGTAGGCGCTACTGGTCCTGCCGGGGCTGCTGGTCCTACAGGAGTTGCTGGCCCTACTGGTGTTGCCGGCCCAACTGGTCCTGCTGGTGCGGTAGGCGCTACTGGCCCTGCCGGTGCTGCTGGTCCTACGGGAGCCGCTGGCCCTACTGGTCCTGCCGGTGCGGTAGGTGCTACTGGTCCTGCTGGAGCTGTGGGTGCTACTGGTCCTGCTGGGGCTGTGGGTGCTACTGGTCCTGCTGGGGCTGTGGGTGCTACTGGTCCTGCTGGGGCTGTGGGTGCTACTGGTCCTGCTGGAGCTGTGGGTGCTACTGGTCCTGCTGGAGCTGTGGGTGCTACTGGTCCTGCTGGGGCTGTGGGTGCTACTGGTCCTGCTGGAGCTGTGGGTGCTACTGGTCCTGCTGGAGCTGTAGGTGCTACTGGTCCTACGTGGACTCTCGTTGCTCCGACAGTAAATGCTAATGGTACAGTTACTGACAATGGAACTGCTGGTTCTGGAGGACCAGTAACTAGTACAGGTGCTTTTTGGATTTGCTCTCCCAATACGGCGGGAACAAATTCATTGGTCGCCACTGGATTTTTCGGAACATCCTCTAATAATCACGTTGATCTTACCACCAATAATTTGGTACGTGGTCGACTTTCAAATCTTGGAGAATTTTTCATTGGTACAACGGCCACTGCCTTACCTGGAGACCTGATGAATTCAGTTGATAATGTTACTTTCCCCTGGGCAGTGAATGGATATTCTTATCAGAATGGAGGGGGAACATATGGGGCGATCATGGCGGGCACAACTTCATTCGCAGGTGTTCAGGGAGAATATAATTCCACCTCACTTGGTGTTTATAATACAGCAGGTACTCGTGGTATTTACGCAGGTAGTGGTACAGGAACAGGTTTCAGAACCTTAGTTGGAACAGGCCCTGAGACTGGCGTTACGGGTTCTATTAACACAACTACTTCTACGTATTCATTCGGAGTTTATGGAAATTCTCCTTCAACTGTAAGCCGTACAGGAGGTGTTTTCGGGGATGATGGTGGTTTTGCCCAAGGCGCAGTAGGTTATTATGCCTCCAATGGATTTGATTATTCCATTTATGGATTCGGTCTGGCATATCAAACCGGAGTTGCCACAGGAAGGTTATCAAATTCAAACCAAATTCATAATGGAACCTCTGAAAATTGGGAAGGAGTCGTAAATACTCAAATCGGAATGGGAATTTATGGAGGAGTAATGGGAGGTTGGGTTAGAGGACTTGCATACGGAATGAATGTAAAAGGAAACAGATATTCCCTCTATGTTGATGGATATACATTAACTAATAAACCAATAGCAGAGCTTATTGATAAGCAGGATGGCACCGGAAATCGGGCTGTTGCTTACGCTACCACCTCAATGACCTCCGATGTTAGTTCGCGAGGAAAGGGTCAGCTCTCGAGTGGAGAAATACATATTAATTTTAGTTCAGATTTCAGTTCTGTAATTTCTGATCCTTCTGATTTAGTTATTACTGTTACCCCAACTGGAAATTCGAATGGAGTTTATGTAAGCTCGGTTGATGCTACAGGATTTACTGTTAAGGAAAACAACTCCGGCAATTCTAATGTGCAATTTTCCTGGATAGCGGTCGCTACTATTAAAGGCAATGAAAACCCTGAAATTCCTTCCGAAGTGCTTTCAACCGATTTTGATGTGAAAATGCAGGGAGTGATGTTTAATGAAAATAATAATACAGATACTCCTCAGCCACTTTGGTGGGATGGAACTCAGGTTCGTTTTGATGCTCCCCCAGCTAAACAAAAAGATCCGAATATGGTGAATAATCAGCGCATTGATGTTGATGCCAATGGTGCTGCAAACAGGCATGAAGCTCCCGCTATACAGAATGACTCTCAAAATCAAGTCATGCCGCAAATGAATAATGGCAATCAACAGGCACCTGGTAATTTCAGATCCGGTAATCCGCATTGA